From a single Nicotiana tomentosiformis chromosome 2, ASM39032v3, whole genome shotgun sequence genomic region:
- the LOC138905521 gene encoding protein MAIN-LIKE 1-like: MGFYRIVDIGRLEDVEALYGLPVDGHPVALLNAIREYTGLQYLEMLQRLTGFQPPDETALIGASRLQLMPVRQHLEAMHADITDDTPELHIHRYTRLLLMLMFGGVLFPNTSGNLVSLRFLHHLERLDDLHHYSWGAAVLDYLYR, encoded by the exons ATGGGTTTTTATAGGATTGTGGATATCGGCCGGCTGGAG GACGTGGAGGCCCTATATGGGCTGCCCGTTGATGGACACCCTGTTGCTTTGCTGAATGCCATCAGAGAGTATACGGGTTTGCAGTACCTGGAGATGCTGCAGCGGCTCACCGGTTTCCAGCCACCGGATGAGACTGCATTGATTGGGGCTAGTCGTCTGCAGTTGATGCCCGTCCGACAGCATTTGGAGGCGATGCACGCTGACATCACAGATGATACACCGGAGCTTCATATTCATCGGTACACGAGGTTGTTGCTGAtgcttatgtttggaggggttttgttcccgaacacttcggggaacctagttagcttgagatttcttcatcatcttgagcggctagatgatttacatcaTTACAGCTGGGGTGCTGCTGTTCTCGATTACTTGTACAGGTAG